From the Misgurnus anguillicaudatus chromosome 17, ASM2758022v2, whole genome shotgun sequence genome, one window contains:
- the map2 gene encoding microtubule-associated protein 2 isoform X7 — protein MADGRQPEDSSPQWSSPGAQGSSSPGGHGENGFSYRACQPGGAHAGSASSYTKENGFNGDFTSGHAVTAEQVSARIVQEVTAEAVAVLKGEQELHPDTTVRLPSVEDSANLPPSPPPSPAAEHFGPLEQDVGDEEEAGPLRRFQNSRERCKFLAPSISVSVPEDDPYHSDEEYYEHPLFSPEWTRSGSRPPGQAAAFRQIEEEETIESLSAAEEEEEETSEAAATAAALEEQEEEEEEEEQWSGDEPEQEPPFELLERAEVIGEAQALPGLQAEVHTQAATAADEAPNGRTEEAEGYESPAEAVKMDAERPDSERTEPIGMDFTESAMHLDDLPSYQSIVRDTDMPESPLATTYPIEDFVVPPSDLDDAKEPFEAPLEKPDGQSCDVIQPLTEKYDSSNIHQDEPGHVQDKHVEITATEQPDKQEGDIKDKSGMSAYFETTTIKTDARSQGEGYYELSTTSEEQKDSLGNLPFPEISYSTLSQTHSLEVNPDLIKSTADTLKTTSPEERRDDCRLSPGKLALEQRSYSLNITIGTMEHGELQGHPRNFSPLATDIMSHTSGSLDESAEYLPATTPSVDKIPQFPPLILESASSVTASSFSPPQAAVSEVDTSPQPESPDSPAPAKCCYKNGTVMAPDLPEMLDLAGTRSRLTSDNTDLEIMRRKSVPMDMTSIVSDSLAHLLKGDHGQMAAKREMQLEDQGYCVFSEYSGPMPSPADVHSPMDTSPRIFNTMISEEKEPGFVASEKEFLLGEDLKTAEFVAPQAKAEKEIQRKEDSFERESAVAEKPTTETKQDETDAFKTETLHENVPEIEKEQLEKQVETFITPKVMVTVEEPKPDLDEDAKLAAESDAEIADYERQIRKLEMEDRPLSVEEERELQELREKVKNKPDLVHQEAYEEVDAEDVYQLTGAAKDRIARPLRPSPASSVESATDEEKLLETEKPKSPETLKTDPNRLSPVGSFEKYFREERPSEQEVKQKATAESPKKTVVVEQPQPAPAKKEEAHSEKEVVQKDTVKPLEDKAVEEQPQQSAPSKTEETPSEKEVIQKDTVKPLEDKAVEEQPQQSAPSKTEETPSEKEVIQKDTTKPLEDIAVEGQPQQSAPSKTEETPSTKEVIQKDTGKPLEDNAVEEQPQQPAPSKTEETPSEIEVIQKDTVKLLEDNAVEEQPQQSAPSKTEEAPSEKEVIQKDTVKPLEEKAFEEQPQPEPSETIDTPVETTVMKEVGEDIELAEEPEEVMPDTKPALTLVPDDMVTEKTEPADTPVEKEEINVVEKEKVEYEVLEGAKAADDTLESRAAIESIVMVEDDFITVVQTIDEGEVSGHSVRFSAPSEEEHPQLHQEEEEEESVEMAQEVEIEAASLEEVLDISEQVQPPVFPVKEIEVPESEAPTQSYDDYKDETTMDDSILDSSWVDTQADDDKSLATEMIEPLPKASPVKKAHGDQPIKQKTKGSRTKGRISTPERKPKPVRKEPVPIQKEEMKKKKAVIKKSEFTKKSDIQISSPSRKNVTKTTVRHPRPTQHHACAKRKPTVSADGRLPFSVARHSRDRASNSNSTTLTKIPTSKMRASALVPARPNSAFSSNKYSPMGEAGLYDPRPSSAGPQVSLNELVVKDGGSRSPKRSSLPRPASILTRRSYTAEQEESSTSLTSSGSTAPRRPTSFRTEVRAEHRTGRSASMSGSMSGTETVRSRSARSGNSTPRTPGSSAITPGTPPSYSCRTPGTPRTPGTPKSLSLLSQEKKVAIVRTPPKSPATTPKQLRVLNQPLPDLKNVKSKIGSTDNIKYQPKGGQVQIQTKKIDVSHVTSKCGSLDNIRHRPGGGHVRIENMKLVFREKAQAKVGSLDNAHHIPGGGHVQIESHKLSFRDTAKARVDHGAEIVIEALGVSGGTSPHRHSHMSSSGSLNMLESPQLATLAEDVTAALAKQGL, from the exons AGCAAGTGTCGGCGCGGATCGTGCAGGAGGTAACAGCCGAAGCGGTCGCGGTACTGAAGGGAGAGCAGGAGCTGCATCCAGACACTACCGTCAGGCTGCCTTCAG TGGAAGACTCTGCAAACCTGCCTCCCTCTCCTCCACCGTCCCCGGCAGCAGAGCATTTCGGACCACTGGAGCAAG ATGTAGGGGATGAGGAGGAAGCAGGTCCTCTACGCCGCTTCCAAAATTCTCGCGAGAGGTGCAAGTTCCTCGCCCCCTCCATCTCAGTGTCTGTGCCTGAGGATGACCCCTACCACTCTGATGAGGAATACTATGAACACCCTTTATTCAGCCCAGAGTGGACGCGCTCTGGCTCTCGCCCACCAGGGCAGGCCGCAGCGTTTAGACAGATCGAAG AAGAGGAGACCATAGAGAGTCTCTCAGCTgcggaggaggaagaggaggagacTTCGGAAGCCGCAGCAACAGCAGCAGCTCTAGAGGaacaggaggaggaggaggaagaggaggagcaGTGGAGTGGGGATGAGCCTGAACAGGAACCCCCATTCGAGCTCCTAGAGCGCGCAGAGGTCATAGGCGAGGCCCAGGCTCTGCCCGGCCTGCAGGCTGAGGTTCACACACAGGCAGCTACTGCTGCCGACGAAGCCCCTAATGGGCGAACTGAGGAGGCAGAGGGTTATGAAAGCCCTGCTGAAG CTgtgaagatggatgcagagagGCCAGATAGCGAGAGGACAGAACCCATTGGTATGGACTTCACCGAATCTGCAATGCATCTAGATGATCTCCCATCTTACCAGAGTATTGTCAGAGACACAGATATGCCTGAAAGCCCCTTGGCCACAACATACCCGATTGAAGATTTTGTAGTGCCTCCAAGTGACCTGGATGATGCCAAAGAACCTTTTGAGGCTCCGCTTGAAAAGCCTGATGGACAAAGTTGTGATGTGATACAGCCTTTAACCGAAAAATATGACTCAAGCAATATACACCAGGACGAACCAGGACATGTACAAGACAAACACGTGGAAATTACTGCCACAGAACAACCTGATAAACAAGAAGGGGACATAAAGGACAAATCTGGGATGTCTGCTTATTTTGAGACTACTACAATTAAGACAGATGCCAGGTCTCAAGGTGAAGGATATTATGAGCTGAGTACCACATCAGAGGAACAAAAAGACTCTCTTGGTAACCTACCATTTCCTGAAATCAGCTATAGCACCCTATCTCAAACACACTCTTTGGAAGTCAATCCAGATCTTATAAAAAGTACTGCAGACACATTAAAGACCACTTCACCAGAAGAAAGAAGAGATGACTGTAGGCTGTCTCCTGGAAAGCTGGCTCTAGAGCAGAGAAGCTACTCTTTGAATATCACCATTGGCACAATGGAACATGGTGAACTGCAGGGACATCCCAGGAACTTTTCTCCATTAGCTACTGACATCATGTCTCATACTAGTGGAAGCCTTGATGAATCTGCTGAATATCTTCCTGCCACCACTCCCTCAGTGGATAAGATTCCTCAGTTTCCTCCTCTGATTCTGGAGTCAGCTTCCTCTGTTACAGCTTCATCGTTTTCACCTCCCCAAGCAGCAGTCAGTGAAGTAGATACTAGTCCACAGCCTGAGTCACCGGATTCTCCTGCCCCAGCGAAGTGCTGTTACAAGAATGGCACAGTCATGGCCCCAGATCTACCTGAAATGCTGGATCTGGCAGGTACCCGATCAAGGTTAACATCAGACAACACTGATCTGGAGATTATGAGGAGGAAGTCTGTCCCTATGGACATGACTTCTATTGTCAGTGATTCTTTAGCGCATTTGTTAAAAGGTGACCATGGTCAAATGGCTGCAAAAAGAGAAATGCAGCTAGAGGATCAAGGATACTGTGTCTTTAGTGAATACTCTGGTCCAATGCCATCCCCTGCTGATGTGCACAGTCCAATGGATACTTCTCCCCGAATCTTTAACACTATGATTTCAGAGGAAAAGGAACCTGGTTTTGTTGCAAGTGAAAAAGAGTTTCTGCTAGGCGAGGATTTGAAAACAGCAGAGTTTGTTGCCCCACAGGCAAAAGCAGAGAAAGAAATACAGAGGAAGGAAGATTCCTTTGAAAGAGAGAGTGCAGTTGCTGAAAAACCTACAACTGAGACTAAGCAAGATGAGACTGATGCCTTTAAGACTGAAACTTTGCACGAAAATGTACCTGAAATCGAGAAAGAACAGTTAGAAAAGCAAGTTGAAACTTTCATTACACCAAAAGTTATGGTTACTGTGGAGGAACCAAAGCCAGATCTTGATGAAGACGCTAAACTTGCAGCTGAATCAGATGCTGAAATTGCTGACTATGAGAGGCAAATACGCAAATTAGAAATGGAGGACCGGCCCTTAAGCGTAGAGGAGGAAAGAGAGCTCCAAGAGCTCAGGGAGAAGGTAAAGAATAAACCAGACCTTGTGCACCAGGAAGCTTATGAGGAAGTTGATGCAGAAGATGTCTACCAACTCACCGGTGCTGCTAAAGATAGGATTGCCAGGCCACTCAGGCCATCCCCAGCGTCTTCTGTAGAAAGTGCTACAGATGAGGAGAAATTACTTGAGACCGAGAAGCCTAAATCACCAGAGACTCTTAAAACAGATCCTAATAGATTATCTCCCGTTGGATCTTTTGAAAAATACTTTAGAGAGGAGAGACCTTCAGAGCAGGAGGTGAAGCAGAAAGCCACAGCGGAGTCCCCCAAGAAAACAGTTGTTGTGGAGCAACCCCAGCCAGCCCCAGCAAAAAAAGAAGAGGCACATTCTGAAAAAGAAGTAGTTCAGAAAGATACAGTAAAGCCCCTTGAAGATAAAGCTGTTGAAGAGCAACCTCAGCAATCAGCCCCATCAAAGACAGAAGAGACACCTTCTGAAAAAGAGGTAATTCAGAAAGATACAGTAAAGCCCCTTGAAGATAAAGCTGTTGAAGAGCAACCTCAGCAATCAGCCCCATCAAAGACAGAAGAGACACCTTCTGAAAAAGAGGTAATTCAGAAAGATACAACAAAGCCCCTTGAAGATATTGCTGTTGAAGGGCAACCTCAGCAGTCAGCCCCATCAAAGACAGAAGAGACACCTTCTACAAAAGAGGTAATTCAGAAAGATACAGGAAAGCCCCTTGAAGATAATGCTGTTGAAGAGCAACCTCAGCAACCAGCCCCATCAAAGACAGAAGAGACACCTTCTGAAATAGAGGTAATTCAGAAAGATACAGTAAAACTCCTTGAAGATAATGCTGTTGAAGAGCAACCTCAGCAATCAGCCCCATCAAAGACAGAAGAGGCACCTTCTGAAAAAGAGGTAATTCAAAAAGATACAGTAAAGCCCCTTGAAGAAAAAGCTTTTGAGGAGCAACCTCAGCCAGAACCTTCAGAGACCATAGACACTCCTGTAGAGACCACTGTGATGAAGGAAGTAGGGGAAGACATAGAGCTTGCAGAGGAACCTGAAGAGGTCATGCCAGACACAAAGCCAGCCCTAACATTAGTACCGGATGACATGGTGACAGAAAAAACTGAGCCAGCTGACACTCCAGTAGAAAAAGAGGAGATTAATGTTGTTGAGAAAGAAAAAGTAGAATATGAAGTTTTGGAAGGGGCCAAGGCAGCAGATGACACTCTTGAGTCTCGAGCTGCAATTGAGTCAATAGTGATGGTGgaagatgatttcatcactgtGGTCCAGACCATTGACGAGGGAGAAGTCTCCGGACACAGTGTACGCTTCTCAGCTCCCTCTGAAGAGGAACATCCACAACTCCatcaagaagaagaagaggaggagtCTGTGGAAATGGCACAGGAGGTAGAGATAGAGGCTGCCAGTCTAGAGGAAGTCTTGGATATCTCTGAGCAAGTTCAGCCCCCAGTATTCCCAGTGAAGGAGATAGAGGTACCAGAGAGTGAGGCTCCTACCCAAAGCTATGACGACTACAAAGACGAAACCACCATGGATGACTCCATTTTAGACAGCTCCTGGGTGGACACACAAG CAGACGATGATAAGAGCTTAGCTACAGAGATGATTGAGCCTCTACCAAAGGCGAGCCCGGTCAAGAAAGCGCATGGAGACCAACCGATCAAACAGAAAACTAAGGGCAGCAGGACCAAAGGTCGAATAAGCACCCCTGAACGTAAACCTAAACCTGTTCGCAAGGAGCCGGTACCCATCCAGAAAGAGGAGATGAAGAAGAAAAAAG CTGTGATTAAGAAGTCTGAgttcacaaaaaaatctgatattCAGATAAGCTCTCCTTCTCGGAAGAATGTTACAAAGACTACTGTAAGGCACCCAAGGCCTACCCAACATCATGCGTGTGCTAAACGGAAACCGACAG TTTCTGCAGATGGACGGCTGCCCTTCAGTGTGGCCAGGCACTCCAGAGATCGGGCATCT AACTCCAATTCCACAACACTAACAAAGATCCCCACCTCTAAAATGCGGGCATCGGCCTTGGTGCCAGCCCGACCAAACTCCGCCTTCTCCTCCAATAAATACAGCCCAATGGGGGAGGCAGGTCTTTATGATCCCCGCCCATCTTCAGCGGGTCCACAAGTATCACTAAACGAACTTGTAGTTAAG GATGGTGGGTCTCGGAGCCCGAAGAGATCATCCCTCCCACGGCCAGCATCCATACTTACACGCCGCTCATATACAGCTGAACAGGAGGAGAGTTCAACCTCTCTCACCAGCTCTGGGTCCACGGCACCACGCAGGCCTACAT CATTCCGTACGGAAGTCAGAGCTGAGCACAGGACAGGCAGGTCTGCTAGTATGTCAGGTAGTATGTCAG GCACAGAGACTGTTCGGTCTCGCTCGGCCCGCAGTGGCAACTCAACACCCCGCACGCCCGGCTCCTCGGCCATCACCCCTGGCACTCCTCCGAGTTACTCTTGCCGTACCCCTGGTACACCTCGCACTCCGGGCACCCCGAAATCCCTCAGCCTGTTGTCCCAGGAGAAGAAAGTGGCCATCGTCCGCACGCCTCCAAAATCCCCTGCAACTACACCCAAACAGCTGCGCGTCCTAAACCAGCCGCTGCCTGACCTCAAGAACGTCAAATCCAAGATCGGTTCCACTGACAACATCAAGTACCAGCCCAAGGGCGGCCAG GTGCAGATTCAGACTAAGAAGATTGACGTGAGTCATGTGACCTCTAAATGTGGCTCATTGGACAACATCCGCCACAGGCCAG GCGGTGGTCATGTGCGTATTGAGAACATGAAGCTGGTCTTCAGAGAAAAGGCCCAAGCGAAGGTGGGCTCACTCGACAATGCTCACCATATTCCTGGAGGAGGCCACGTACAG ATTGAAAGCCATAAGCTGTCGTTCCGGGACACGGCCAAAGCACGCGTGGATCACGGGGCGGAGATTGTGATCGAAGCGCTTGGTGTGTCGGGCGGCACCTCTCCCCACAGACACAGCCACATGTCCTCATCCGGGAGCCTCAATATGCTTGAGTCGCCACAGCTGGCTACACTGGCGGAGGATGTGACCGCCGCCCTGGCCAAACAGGGCTTGTGA